A single region of the Lotus japonicus ecotype B-129 chromosome 4, LjGifu_v1.2 genome encodes:
- the LOC130713824 gene encoding cysteine-rich receptor-like protein kinase 3: MPSSSSKPSLFFFLCCFVATVLCDPRAQKAALLCTNKTASSSTQQSFIANFLAAMDALTPLITSQRYGAVVNGSTQSDQNATVYAFGECMKDLSQSDCNLCVAQCKTQILRCFPFQRGIRGGRLFYDGCYLRYDDYSFFNESLGGQDTTVCGDSDFGGNSSSVFEANAMDLVRNLSVLAPKNDGFFVGFVDRRNVSVYGLAQCWEFVNGTACKQCLADAVTRIASCAGKEEGRAFNSGCYLRYSTKKFYDNSTSDAAPAGSHGHRKVAIILASSFAAVALLLVIASVVFFTRKNLMARRRERRRFGAFLDTVNKSKLNVPYEILEKATNYFNDANKLGQGGSGSVYKGVMPDGNTVAIKRLSFNTTQWADHFFNEVNLIRGIHHKNLVKLLGCSITGPESLLVYEYVPNQSLLDHFSVRRISQPLTWEVRHKIILGIAEGLAYLHEECHVRIIHRDIKLSNILLEDDFTAKIADFGLARLFPEDKSHISTVIAGTLGYMAPEYVVCGKLTEKADVYSFGVLVVEIVSGKRNSSYVLNSSSILQTVWRLYGSNRLTDIVDPILRGIFPAEEACRLLQIGLLCAQASAELRPSISDVVKMINGSHEIPQPTQPPFINSSSSELSKSSLPGYNFHPASSNTQSSGDATTESLLEPR, from the exons atgccttcttcttcttccaaaccCTCTCTGTTCTTCTTCCTTTGTTGCTTTGTAGCTACTGTGCTATGCGACCCACGAGCACAAAAAGCAGCTCTGTTATGCACCAACAAAACAGCATCATCATCAACTCAACaatccttcatagcaaactttCTAGCAGCAATGGACGCGTTGACTCCTCTGATCACAAGTCAAAGATACGGTGCAGTTGTGAACGGGTCAACTCAGAGTGATCAAAACGCCACTGTTTACGCTTTCGGTGAGTGCATGAAGGATCTTTCTCAATCTGACTGCAACTTGTGCGTTGCTCAGTGCAAGACCCAGATCCTCCGTTGCTTCCCGTTTCAGCGAGGGATTCGCGGTGGGAGGCTCTTCTATGATGGGTGCTACCTCAGGTACGATGACTATAGTTTCTTCAACGAGAGTCTTGGTGGTCAAGACACGACGGTGTGTGGGGACAGTGATTTTGGTGGGAACAGTAGCTCTGTTTTTGAAGCTAATGCTATGGATTTGGTGAGGAATTTAAGTGTTTTAGCGCCGAAGAATGATGGGTTCTTTGTGGGGTTTGTGGATAGAAGGAATGTTTCTGTTTATGGGTTGGCTCAGTGTTGGGAATTTGTCAATGGCACTGCCTGCAAGCAATGCTTGGCAGATGCGGTTACTAGGATTGCTTCTTGTGCGGGTAAAGAAGAAGGGAGGGCGTTTAATTCTGGTTGTTACTTGAGGTATTCTACCAAGAAGTTCTATGACAATTCAACCAGTGATGCAGCACCTGCAGGAAGTCATG GACACCGGAAAGTTGCCATAATTCTGGCTTCATCTTTTGCTGCGGTGGCTCTTCTGCTGGTTATTGCATCAGTTGTTTTCTTTACAAGGAAGAATCTAATGGCGAGGAGAAGAG AAAGAAGAAGGTTTGGTGCATTTTTGGACACTGTGAACAAGTCCAAGCTAAATGTGCCATATGAAATTCTGGAAAAAGCAACTAATTACTTTAACGATGCAAATAAGCTTGGGCAAGGAGGATCAGGTTCCGTTTATAAA GGAGTTATGCCAGATGGAAATACTGTGGCTATTAAAAGACTTAGCTTTAACACAACACAATGGGCTGATCATTTCTTCAACGAGGTTAATTTGATCCGCGGCATTCATCACAAAAACCTTGTAAAGCTGTTGGGGTGCAGCATTACAGGCCCTGAGAGCCTTCTTGTTTATGAATATGTGCCTAACCAAAGCCTCCTTGATCACTTTTCTG TTAGAAGGATTTCTCAACCACTGACCTGGGAAGTCAGGCACAAGATCATATTAGGAATTGCAGAGGGTTTGGCCTACCTACATGAGGAATGTCATGTGAGAATCATTCATAGAGACATAAAATTAAGCAACATTCTACTTGAGGATGACTTCACAGCCAAGATTGCTGATTTTGGACTTGCTAGATTATTTCCAGAAGACAAGTCTCACATTAGCACAGTCATTGCTGGGACATT GGGTTATATGGCTCCTGAGTATGTAGTTTGTGGGAAGTTGACTGAGAAAGCAGATGTGTACAGTTTTGGAGTTCTAGTTGTTGAAATTGTATCTGGTAAAAGAAACAGCTCCTATGTTCTAAATTCATCCTCTATCCTACAAACG GTTTGGAGACTTTATGGATCAAATAGGCTAACTGACATTGTTGATCCAATCCTACGGGGTATTTTTCCCGCTGAGGAAGCCTGCCGACTACTTCAGATTGGGTTGCTTTGTGCTCAAGCATCAGCTGAGTTGAGACCATCAATATCAGACGTTGTTAAAATGATCAATGGCAGTCATGAAATTCCTCAGCCAACGCAACCGCCATTTATCAATTCTTCTAGTTCAGAACTCAGCAAATCTAGTTTACCTGGATATAACTTTCACCCTGCATCATCTAACACTCAATCTTCAGGAGATGCCACAACTGAAAGTCTGTTAGAGCCTAGATGA